The Streptococcus oralis region ATATTACCCCTGTGTCAACGATTATAAAATGGTTTCCCGATAAACGTGGTCTCGCAACAGGTTTAGCGATTATGGGGTTTGGTTTTGCTTCTTTATTGACTAGTCCCATAGCGCAACATCTCATCGCAGGGGTAGGGGTTGTAGAAACTTTTTATATTTTAGGCGCAAGTTACTTTATTATCATGCTCCTCGCTTCACAATTCATTAAGCGTCCAAATGAGCAAGAGCTTGCAATTTTATCTGTTTCAGGGAAAGAAAAAACAGCCTCTTTGACGCAAGGAATGGCTGCGAATCAGGCCCTGAAAAGCAATCGGTTTTATATACTTTGGATTATTTTCTTTATCAACATAGCTTGTGGTTTAGGCTTAATATCAGCGGCATCGCCAATGGCACAGGAGATGGCTGGCTTGTCTACAAGTCATGCAGCAGTAATGGTGGGCGTTTTAGGGATTTTCAATGGGTTTGGTCGTTTGCTCTGGGCGAGTTTATCTGACTATATCGGTCGCCCTCTAACCTTTAGTATATTACTGCTTGTCAATCTTTTCTTTTCTCTCTCACTTTGGCTCTTTACAGATTCCGTTTTATTTGTAGTTGCTATGTCTATTTTGATGACTTGCTATGGAGCTGGTTTTTCATTGATTCCGGCTTATCTCAGTGATATTTTTGGAACCAAGGAATTGGCCGCTCTGCATGGATATATTTTAACAGCTTGGGCAGTGGCTGGTTTAGCAGGGCCTATTTTATTAGCAGAGACTTATAAAATAGCTCATTCTTACACACAAACCTTGTTTGTTTTTCTCATTTTATATAGTATAGCCTTGGCTTTGTCTTATTATCTAGGTCGTTCAATCAAAAAGGAAATCCAAAAACCGCTTACATGATTTTTCTAATGGATTCTACTATCTTTTGCCCCGCTCTTGTGTTATACTAGATAGGTTGCAAAGAAACTCGTACTTTTCTTTCGTGGAAAAGAAGCAACACGGTATCTCGTTTTTTAAGAAGATACATCATGAAAAGAAAAGTATATACTAAGCGCTATAGGATGGCTTCGCACCATCTTTAGAAAGAAGAATAACGTGAAATTTAATGAATTTAACTTGTCTGCTGAATTGCTAGCAGAGATTGAAAAAGCTGGATTTGTAGAAGCCAGTCCCATCCAAGAACAGACCATTCCCTTGGCTCTCGAAGGAAAAGACGTTATCGGTCAAGCTCAGACTGGTACAGGAAAAACTGCAGCCTTTGGCTTGCCAACCCTTGAAAAAATCCGTACAGAAGAAGCGACCATCCAAGCCTTGGTCATCGCTCCAACTCGTGAACTCGCTGTTCAAAGCCAAGAAGAACTCTTCCGATTTGGCCGTAGCAAGGGAGTGAAAGTTCGCTCAGTTTACGGTGGTTCCAGCATTGAAAAACAAATCAAGGCCCTTAAATCTGGTGCTCACATCGTGGTAGGAACACCAGGCCGTCTCTTGGACTTGATTAAACGCAAGGCCTTGAAATTACAAGATATTGAAACTCTGATTCTTGACGAAGCGGATGAAATGCTCAATATGGGCTTCCTTGAAGACATTGAAGCCATCATCTCCCGTGTCCCTGAAAATCGTCAAACCTTGCTCTTTTCAGCAACCATGCCAGATGCTATCAAACGTATCGGTGTTCAGTTTATGAAAGACCCTGAGCATGTGAAGATTGCTGCCAAGGAATTGACAACAGAGCTAGTGGATCAGTACTATATCCGTGTTAAGGAACAAGAAAAATTTGATACTATGACCCGTCTCATGGACGTGGAACAACCAGAACTTGCTATCGTATTTGGTCGCACCAAACGCCGTGTAGATGAATTGACTCGTGGTCTTAAAATCCGTGGCTTCCGTGCAGAAGGGATTCATGGTGATTTGGACCAAAACAAACGTCTTCGTGTCCTTCGTGATTTTAAAAATGGGAATCTTGATGTTCTAGTTGCGACAGACGTAGCAGCACGTGGTTTGGATATCTCAGGTGTGACCCACGTCTACAACTACGATATTCCACAAGATCCTGAAAGTTATGTTCACCGTATCGGTCGTACAGGTCGTGCTGGTAAGTCAGGTCAATCTATTACCTTTGTTTCTCCAAATGAAATGGGCTACCTTCAAATTATTGAAAACTTGACTAAGAAGCGCATGAAAGGCTTGAAACCAGCGACAGCAGAAGAAGCCTTCCAAGCTAAGAAACAAGTAGCGCTCAAGAAAATCGAACGAGACTTCGCAGACGAAGCCATTCGTGGGAACTTTGAGAAATTTGCTAAAGACGCTCGTAAGTTAGCTGCTGAATTTAGTCCAGAAGAATTGGCTATGTATATCTTGAGTCTGACAGTCCAAGATCCAGACAGCCTTCCTGAAGTGGAGATTGCGCGTGAAAAACCACTGCCATTTAAACCATCAGGTAATGGCTTTGGTGGCAAAGGCAAGGGAGGTCGAGGAGGCCGTCGTGGAGACGACCGTCGAGATCGTGATCGCCGTGGCAATGGTCGCCGTGATGATTTCAAGAAAGGCAGTCGTGGGAACGATCGTTTTGATAAAGACAGACGTTACCGTAATAAAGACAATAAAAAACCTCGCAACACTTCAAGCGAAAAGAAGACTGGCTTTGTTATTCGTAACAAAGGAGACAAATAGAAAAAAGCGATTCACACTGTGAATCGCTTTTATATATAAGGAGACCGATAGTAAAAGAAGATGGTGATAGTAAAGGATAGGTGAAACGGAAAGGGATTTATCATGTCATCTTCTTATAATGTTATGATATCAAAAATAAAATAGGATGTCAATAAAAAAATTGCTTTTTTTCTAAAATATTTTTGCTGTTCAAAATTGCAATTAAATAAGCAATTTTCAGATAATTATTGAAATAAAGACTTTTCTATGTTATAATGGAAGCGATTATATGCGAGGTAAAAAATGGCACATTTATTAGAAAAAACAAGAAAAATCACGTCTATTCTAAAGCGCTCTGAGGAGCAACTCCAAGATGAACTTCCTTACAATGCGATCACACGCCAGTTAGCTGATATTATTGATTGTAACGCTTGTATTGTGAATAACAAGGGACGTCTCTTAGGCTACTTTATGCGTTATAAGACCAATAATGACCGTGTAGAACAATTCTTCCAAACCAAAACCTTCCCTGAGGTCTATGTACAAGGCGCAAACATGATTTATGATACGGAAGCCAATCTTCCTGTTGAACATGATTTGACTATTTTCCCTGTAGAGAGCCGTGCGGACTTTCCAGATGGGTTGACGACCATCGCTCCGATTCATGTATCAGGGATTCGCCTAGGTTCGTTGATCATTTGGCGTAATGACAAGAAGTTTGAAGATGAAGATTTGATTCTTGTCGAGATTGCGAGCACGGTTGTGGGAATTCAACTATTGAACTTCCAACGTGAAGAAGATGAGAAGAATATTCGCCGTCGTACGGCTGTTACCATGGCGGTCAACACCCTTTCCTATTCAGAACTTCGTGCCGTATCAGCTATTTTAGCTGAATTGGATGGAAATGAAGGGCAGCTGACGGCATCAGTTATTGCAGACCGTATTGGCATTACACGCTCAGTGATTGTCAATGCGCTTCGTAAATTGGAGTCTGCGGGAATTATTGAGAGTCGTTCATTAGGAATGAAGGGGACTTATCTCAAAGTTCTAATTGGTGATATTTTTGAGGAAGTGAAAAAGAGGGACTACTAATGGCAAAAGCTTTAATCTCGATTGACTATACAGAGGATTTCGTAGCAGACCATGGAAAGCTAACTGCTGGAGCACCTGCTCAAGCAATATCAAAAGCCATTGATCAGGCAACCAGATTAGCTTTTGATCGTGGAGACTATGTCTTTTTCACCATTGATGCTCATGAAGAGAAGGATTCATTCCACCCAGAAAGCAAGCTCTTTCCACCACACAACATCATCGGAACTAGTGGTCGTAACCTTTATGGCCCCCTAGCTGACTTTTATGTTGAGCATGAGGCGGATAGTCGCGTCTTTTGGATGGACAAACGTCACTATTCAGCATTTTCAGGAACGGACTTAGATATCCGTTTGCGGGAACGTCGGGTTGATACTGTTATCTTAACAGGTGTTTTGACGGATATTTGTGTTCTTCATACGGCTATTGATGCCTATAATTTAGGTTATCAAATCGAGATTGTCAAGCCTGCGGTTGCCTCTATTTGGCCAGAAAATCATCAGTTTGCTCTTGGGCATTTTAAGAACACATTGGGAGCAAAATTACTGGATGAAAACCTTGCTGAAATTGAATTATAAGACTGTTGGAAAAATGAAAAAAATCTGAAAAAAGTGTTGACAAAGATTTTGAAAGTTGATATACTAGTAAAGTAATCGACGCGGGGATGGCGGAATTGGCAGACGCGCAGGACTAAGGATCCTGTGACCGCTTTAGGTCGTGAGGGTTCAAGTCCCTCTCTCCGCATAGGGTAAGAGTTAGCTTTGGCTAGCTCTTTTTGTTTTTACAAAGAAGATTAGAGGCTACGTTTCCTATATCGAATAATATTGGTATCAAGAACAGTCATTGTATCAGAACATTTAAACTGAGTTTTCCATTTCATTCTATCAAGAATATCCTCAAACACAAGTCAGAAAATGAAGAACTTAGGAGATGGAAAAATACTAATCAGAAAGATGTGACTATCATTTTTAAAATGAAGTAGATTTTTGATTGGTACTATTTATCCTTATATATGAAGGAAAGTTAGCGTTTGCTAGCTTTTTTGTTTTTTCAAAAAATAAATCAAAAAAAATTTTTGATTTCATAAACATTTCATATTTGGATTTTATAATAGTCTTACAAATATGGAGGTGACAAATGAATCCAATCCAAAGAGCTTGGGCTTATGTCAGCAGAAAACGACTGAGAAGTTTTATTTTATTTCTGATTTTATTTGTCCTTTTAGCAGGAATGTCAGCCTGTTTGACTCTGATGAAGTCCAACAAAACAGTAGAAAGCAATCTTTACAAATCACTCAACACATCTTTTTCTATCAAAAAGATAGAAAATGGACAGACCTTCAAGTTGTCTGACCTTGCATCCGTGAGCAAGATTAAGGGACTGGAAAATGTCTCTCCTGAACTTGAGACGGTCGCAAAACTGAAAGACAAGGAAGCGGTGAGTGGTGAGCAGAGCGTAGAACGTGATGATTTGTCAGCTGCAGACAAGAACTTGGTTAGCTTAACGGCTCTCGAGGATTCATCCAAGGATGTCACCTTTACCAGTTCGGCTTTCAATCTAAAAGAAGGGCGACACCTTCAAAAAGGGGACTCCAAGAAAATCCTGATCCACGAAGAGTTGGCCAAGAAGAATGGTCTTTCGCTTCACGACAAGATTCGCTTGGATGCTGGTCAGTCCGAAGCTGGAAAGGGGCAAACAGTAGAGTTTGAAATTGTCGGCATCTTTTCTGGTAAAAAACAAGAAAAGTTCACAGGCTTGTCTTCCGACTTCAGTGAAAACCAGGTCTTTACAGACTATGAAAGCAGCCAAACCCTTCTGGGAAATAGTGAACCGCAAGTCAGTGCAGCGCGCTTCTATGTAGAAAATCCTAAGGAAATGGACGGACTCATGAAGCAGGTAGAAAACTTGGCTTTAGAAAGTCAAGGTTACCAAGTTGAGAAGGAAAACAAGGCCTTTGAACAAATTAAAGACTCAGTGGCAACCTTCCAAACCTTCCTCACCATCTTCCTTTATGGGATGTTGATAGCTGGAGCAGGAGCTTTGATTTTGGTCTTGTCCCTCTGGTTGAGAGAAAGGGTCTACGAAGTGGGGATTCTACTCGCACTTGGAAAAGGCAAGAGTTCAATCTTCCTACAATTCTGTTTAGAAGTGGTGTTGGTATCTCTTGGAGCTTTGCTTCCAGCATTTGTTGCAGGAAATGCCATCACATCCTATCTACTCCAAACTGTACTAGCCAGTGGAGATCAGGCAACCTTACAGGACACTCTGGCCAAAGCAAGTGGTCTATCAACCAGTCTCCTATCCTTTGCAGAATCCTATGTCTTTCTGCTCCTGATTGGTTGCTTGTCTGTAGCCCTTTGTTTCGTATTTCTATTTAGAAAATCGCCGAAAGAAATTTTATCATCTATTAGTTAAGAAGGAGAAATCATGACTTTATTACAATTGCAAGATGTTACCTACCGTTATAAGAACACTGCTGAAGCAGTTTTATATCAGATCAAGTATAATTTTGAACCCGGAAAATTTTATAGTATCATTGGTGAGTCAGGAGCAGGAAAATCCACTCTCTTGTCCCTACTGGCTGGTCTAGATAGTCCTGTCGAGGGTTCTATCCTTTTCCAAGGAGAGGACATTCGGAATAAGGGATATTCTTACCATCGCATGCACCATATTTCCCTGGTCTTTCAAAATTATAACTTGATAGATTATCTTTCTCCGCTGGAAAATATCCGCTTGGTCAACAAAAAAGCAAGCAAGGATACACTTCTTGAGCTTGGTTTGGATGAAAGTCAGATCAAGCGGAACGTTCTCCAGTTATCAGGTGGTCAACAGCAACGTGTAGCCATCGCTCGCAGTTTAGTATCAGAAGCTCCAGTTATTCTAGCTGATGAGCCAACAGGAAATCTGGACCCTAAAACTGCCGGAGATATTATCGAACTGCTCAAATCACTTGCCGAGAAAACAGGTAAATGTGTGATCGTCGTCACCCACAGTAAAGAAGTGGCACAAGCGTCAGATATTACACTTGAATTGAAGAATAAGAAATTAACTGAAACTCGCAATACTACAAAATAAGATGAGCTTGTTTTGATAGAATTATGAAATCAAATCTAGAAAGGGAACCTATGTTACACAACGCATTTGCCTATGTTACAAGGAAGTTTTTCAAATCGATTGTTATCTTCCTGATTATTCTCCTCATGGCGAGCTTGAGTTTGGTCGGTTTGTCGATCAAGGGAGCTACTGCCAAGGCTTCTCAGGAGACCTTTAAAAATATCACCAATAGCTTCTCCATGCAAATCAATCGTCGCGTCAATCAAGGAACGCCACGTGGTTCTGGGAATATCAAGGGTGAGGATATCAAAAAAATCACCGAAAATAAGGCCATCGAGTCTTATGTTAAACGCATCAACGCCATCGGAGATTTGACTGGATACGACCTCATCGAAACGCCAGAAACCAAGAAAAATCTCACTGCTGACCGAGCAAAACGGTTTGGAAGTAGTTTGATGATTACAGGTGTCAATGACTCCTCTAAAGAAGACAAGTTTGTCTCTGGCTCATATAAGCTGGTTGAAGGTGAGCACCTAACCAACGACGACAAGGACAAGATCCTCATGCACAAGGACTTGGCAGCCAAACACGGTTGGAAAGTCGGAGATAAGGTCAAATTGGACTCTAATGTCTACGATGCAGACAATGAAAAAGGGGCTAAGGAAACAGTCGAAGTGACAATCAAGGGACTCTTTGATGGGCACAATAAGTCGGCAGTAACCTACTCACAAGAGCTCTATGAAAACACAGCTATCACAGACATTCACACTGCTGCAAAACTTTATGGATACACAGAAGACACAGCTATTTATGGGGACGCAACCTTCTTTGTAACAGCGGACAAGAACTTGGATGACGTCATGAAAGAGTTGAATGGTATCAGCGGTATCAACTGGAAGAGCTACACACTTGTGAAGAGCTCCTCTAACTACCCAGCTCTAGAGCAATCCATCTCTGGTATGTACAAGATGGCCAACCTCCTCTTCTGGGGTAGCTTGAGCTTCTCAGTTCTTCTCCTTGCACTCTTGCTCAGTCTTTGGATCAACGCCCGTCGCAAGGAAGTGGGAATTCTCCTCTCTATCGGTCTCAAGCAGGCAAGTATCTTGGGGCAATTTATCACCGAATCGATCCTGATTGCCATCCCTGCTCTTGTTTCTGCTTACTTCCTAGCCAACTACACAGCTCGTGCAATCGGAAATACTGTTCTTGCCAATGTCACTTCAGGTGTTGCCAAGCAAGCCAGCAAGGCGGCTCAAGCTTCTAACCTTGGTGGTGGTGCAGAAGTAGATGGCTTTAGCAAGACCTTGTCGAGCCTAGATATTTCCATTCAGACATCAGACTTTATCATCGTCTTTGTCCTTGCTTTAGTTCTAGTCGTTCTTGTTATGGCGCTTGCTTCAAGCAATCTCCTCAGAAAACAACCAAAAGAGCTCTTGCTCGATAGCGAATAAAAAACTTGCTACCTATTCTCCCCTAAATGGGGTATAATATAGGTAGCATTTTTATCTATTTCGCCTTGATAGGAAGTGGTTTTATCAGGATGAAATAGAGAGATTTACAAGAAATTTAAAGGAATGTGAAACGTTTTTTCTATGCAAATTTTAATTGTAGAAGATG contains the following coding sequences:
- the vex3 gene encoding ABC transporter permease subunit Vex3 produces the protein MLHNAFAYVTRKFFKSIVIFLIILLMASLSLVGLSIKGATAKASQETFKNITNSFSMQINRRVNQGTPRGSGNIKGEDIKKITENKAIESYVKRINAIGDLTGYDLIETPETKKNLTADRAKRFGSSLMITGVNDSSKEDKFVSGSYKLVEGEHLTNDDKDKILMHKDLAAKHGWKVGDKVKLDSNVYDADNEKGAKETVEVTIKGLFDGHNKSAVTYSQELYENTAITDIHTAAKLYGYTEDTAIYGDATFFVTADKNLDDVMKELNGISGINWKSYTLVKSSSNYPALEQSISGMYKMANLLFWGSLSFSVLLLALLLSLWINARRKEVGILLSIGLKQASILGQFITESILIAIPALVSAYFLANYTARAIGNTVLANVTSGVAKQASKAAQASNLGGGAEVDGFSKTLSSLDISIQTSDFIIVFVLALVLVVLVMALASSNLLRKQPKELLLDSE
- the vex2 gene encoding ABC transporter ATP-binding subunit Vex2; this translates as MTLLQLQDVTYRYKNTAEAVLYQIKYNFEPGKFYSIIGESGAGKSTLLSLLAGLDSPVEGSILFQGEDIRNKGYSYHRMHHISLVFQNYNLIDYLSPLENIRLVNKKASKDTLLELGLDESQIKRNVLQLSGGQQQRVAIARSLVSEAPVILADEPTGNLDPKTAGDIIELLKSLAEKTGKCVIVVTHSKEVAQASDITLELKNKKLTETRNTTK
- the codY gene encoding GTP-sensing pleiotropic transcriptional regulator CodY, which produces MAHLLEKTRKITSILKRSEEQLQDELPYNAITRQLADIIDCNACIVNNKGRLLGYFMRYKTNNDRVEQFFQTKTFPEVYVQGANMIYDTEANLPVEHDLTIFPVESRADFPDGLTTIAPIHVSGIRLGSLIIWRNDKKFEDEDLILVEIASTVVGIQLLNFQREEDEKNIRRRTAVTMAVNTLSYSELRAVSAILAELDGNEGQLTASVIADRIGITRSVIVNALRKLESAGIIESRSLGMKGTYLKVLIGDIFEEVKKRDY
- a CDS encoding OFA family MFS transporter codes for the protein MKSNRYIIAFAGVILHLMLGSTYAWSVYRNPIIEKTGWDQASVAFAFSLAIFCLGLSAAFMGRLVEKFGPRVMGSLSAFLYAGGNILTGFAIDRQELWLLYLAYGILGGLGLGAGYITPVSTIIKWFPDKRGLATGLAIMGFGFASLLTSPIAQHLIAGVGVVETFYILGASYFIIMLLASQFIKRPNEQELAILSVSGKEKTASLTQGMAANQALKSNRFYILWIIFFINIACGLGLISAASPMAQEMAGLSTSHAAVMVGVLGIFNGFGRLLWASLSDYIGRPLTFSILLLVNLFFSLSLWLFTDSVLFVVAMSILMTCYGAGFSLIPAYLSDIFGTKELAALHGYILTAWAVAGLAGPILLAETYKIAHSYTQTLFVFLILYSIALALSYYLGRSIKKEIQKPLT
- a CDS encoding cysteine hydrolase family protein; the protein is MAKALISIDYTEDFVADHGKLTAGAPAQAISKAIDQATRLAFDRGDYVFFTIDAHEEKDSFHPESKLFPPHNIIGTSGRNLYGPLADFYVEHEADSRVFWMDKRHYSAFSGTDLDIRLRERRVDTVILTGVLTDICVLHTAIDAYNLGYQIEIVKPAVASIWPENHQFALGHFKNTLGAKLLDENLAEIEL
- a CDS encoding DEAD/DEAH box helicase, with amino-acid sequence MKFNEFNLSAELLAEIEKAGFVEASPIQEQTIPLALEGKDVIGQAQTGTGKTAAFGLPTLEKIRTEEATIQALVIAPTRELAVQSQEELFRFGRSKGVKVRSVYGGSSIEKQIKALKSGAHIVVGTPGRLLDLIKRKALKLQDIETLILDEADEMLNMGFLEDIEAIISRVPENRQTLLFSATMPDAIKRIGVQFMKDPEHVKIAAKELTTELVDQYYIRVKEQEKFDTMTRLMDVEQPELAIVFGRTKRRVDELTRGLKIRGFRAEGIHGDLDQNKRLRVLRDFKNGNLDVLVATDVAARGLDISGVTHVYNYDIPQDPESYVHRIGRTGRAGKSGQSITFVSPNEMGYLQIIENLTKKRMKGLKPATAEEAFQAKKQVALKKIERDFADEAIRGNFEKFAKDARKLAAEFSPEELAMYILSLTVQDPDSLPEVEIAREKPLPFKPSGNGFGGKGKGGRGGRRGDDRRDRDRRGNGRRDDFKKGSRGNDRFDKDRRYRNKDNKKPRNTSSEKKTGFVIRNKGDK
- a CDS encoding ABC transporter permease is translated as MNPIQRAWAYVSRKRLRSFILFLILFVLLAGMSACLTLMKSNKTVESNLYKSLNTSFSIKKIENGQTFKLSDLASVSKIKGLENVSPELETVAKLKDKEAVSGEQSVERDDLSAADKNLVSLTALEDSSKDVTFTSSAFNLKEGRHLQKGDSKKILIHEELAKKNGLSLHDKIRLDAGQSEAGKGQTVEFEIVGIFSGKKQEKFTGLSSDFSENQVFTDYESSQTLLGNSEPQVSAARFYVENPKEMDGLMKQVENLALESQGYQVEKENKAFEQIKDSVATFQTFLTIFLYGMLIAGAGALILVLSLWLRERVYEVGILLALGKGKSSIFLQFCLEVVLVSLGALLPAFVAGNAITSYLLQTVLASGDQATLQDTLAKASGLSTSLLSFAESYVFLLLIGCLSVALCFVFLFRKSPKEILSSIS